In Methanocalculus alkaliphilus, the following are encoded in one genomic region:
- a CDS encoding type II toxin-antitoxin system HicB family antitoxin — translation MKYTVALAAAEEGGFTVRCLELPAAISEGDTKEEALEKIKEAIALVLEVTREQAGILGEGTTVDVRSA, via the coding sequence ATGAAATATACAGTAGCTCTTGCAGCAGCAGAAGAAGGTGGTTTTACTGTACGTTGTCTGGAGCTTCCAGCAGCGATCAGTGAGGGTGACACGAAAGAAGAAGCACTTGAGAAGATCAAAGAAGCTATTGCACTGGTGCTTGAGGTTACACGGGAACAAGCAGGAATTCTTGGGGAAGGTACAACGGTGGATGTTAGAAGTGCCTGA
- a CDS encoding type II toxin-antitoxin system HicA family toxin, with protein sequence MVKPGFVVVRHKGSHVFLQRGSDTVTVPFHNPVKKGTLKSILKQANVSRDEFLNTIK encoded by the coding sequence CTGGTAAAACCTGGATTTGTCGTCGTCAGACACAAAGGCAGCCATGTTTTTTTGCAGCGTGGTAGTGATACGGTAACAGTTCCTTTCCATAATCCTGTAAAAAAAGGAACTCTTAAGAGTATTCTCAAACAAGCAAATGTTTCGCGGGATGAATTTTTGAATACTATAAAATGA